From Variimorphobacter saccharofermentans, one genomic window encodes:
- a CDS encoding cupin domain-containing protein → MNTMKGTHYSMVNVGALGNFTGKTFVKEMLNTTGMEVSLGTLGVGESVPFFHHHKENEEVYIVLSGKGEFTIDGDKIAVESGSVIRIAPVASRCTHNTGNEPLIYICIQAKEGSLGGYTVTDGVIEE, encoded by the coding sequence ATGAATACTATGAAAGGCACACATTACAGCATGGTAAATGTAGGAGCACTAGGTAATTTTACAGGAAAAACCTTTGTAAAGGAGATGTTGAACACAACTGGAATGGAAGTTTCCCTCGGAACACTAGGTGTAGGGGAATCCGTACCGTTTTTTCATCATCATAAGGAAAATGAAGAAGTTTATATCGTATTAAGTGGTAAAGGCGAATTTACAATTGATGGAGACAAAATTGCTGTGGAAAGTGGAAGCGTAATCCGAATTGCTCCGGTGGCAAGCAGATGTACTCACAATACAGGGAATGAGCCATTGATTTATATCTGTATTCAGGCAAAGGAGGGTTCCCTTGGTGGTTACACTGTGACAGATGGAGTGATAGAAGAGTAA
- a CDS encoding DNA-methyltransferase yields the protein MENLFTKKVPLYFETDESQLVLGDSFKILTKMEPESVDMIFADPPYFLSNDGITCQGGKMVSVNKGSWDKLSESGTGVEEKHKFNRKWIRLCKRVLKPNGTIWISGTLHNIYSIGMALEQEGFKIINNITWQKTNPPPNLACRCFTHSTETILWAKKNDKKSRHFFDYQKMKEMNGGKQMKDVWTGALTKPSEKKEGKHPTQKPEYLLERIVLASTEGGQVILDPFCGSGTTGVEAVRLGRKFIGIEVSEEYLQISKKRLEKVERDAKEH from the coding sequence GTGGAGAACTTATTTACAAAGAAAGTGCCATTATATTTCGAGACTGATGAATCACAATTAGTGTTGGGTGATTCATTTAAAATTCTAACAAAAATGGAACCAGAATCTGTTGATATGATATTTGCAGATCCACCCTACTTTTTAAGTAATGATGGCATTACATGTCAGGGTGGGAAGATGGTTTCAGTAAATAAAGGCTCATGGGATAAACTTTCGGAGAGTGGAACCGGCGTCGAAGAAAAACACAAGTTTAATAGAAAGTGGATCAGGTTATGTAAAAGAGTATTAAAGCCGAATGGAACGATTTGGATATCGGGAACATTACACAATATATATTCAATTGGTATGGCATTGGAGCAGGAAGGCTTCAAGATAATCAACAACATAACCTGGCAAAAAACAAATCCACCACCAAACTTAGCATGTCGATGCTTCACACATTCTACGGAAACCATTTTATGGGCAAAGAAGAATGATAAGAAGTCTCGGCATTTTTTTGATTATCAGAAAATGAAAGAAATGAATGGCGGAAAGCAAATGAAAGATGTGTGGACCGGTGCATTGACAAAGCCTTCAGAAAAGAAAGAAGGCAAGCATCCAACACAGAAACCGGAATATTTACTTGAAAGAATCGTATTAGCTTCAACGGAGGGAGGACAGGTTATTTTGGATCCTTTTTGCGGTTCTGGCACTACCGGAGTGGAAGCTGTTCGATTAGGTAGGAAATTTATTGGGATAGAAGTGAGTGAAGAGTACTTGCAGATAAGCAAGAAAAGATTGGAGAAGGTAGAGCGGGATGCGAAAGAACATTGA
- a CDS encoding DUF6061 family protein, producing the protein MKIHFAYYNQFQNGIDIAFADNTLLFLSCAEAEKGLHTTPNSQRLIDNLAIEEPITYAALALDGELQEWADAMDEDWCP; encoded by the coding sequence ATGAAAATACATTTTGCTTACTACAACCAATTCCAGAATGGCATTGATATAGCATTTGCCGATAACACCTTACTCTTTTTATCCTGCGCTGAAGCAGAAAAAGGATTACATACTACGCCTAACTCACAGAGATTAATTGACAATCTGGCGATTGAAGAGCCGATTACCTATGCTGCATTAGCTCTCGACGGAGAGCTGCAGGAATGGGCTGATGCTATGGATGAGGATTGGTGTCCGTAA
- a CDS encoding tyrosine-type recombinase/integrase, giving the protein MENHTPKCNKNNPRGLATTLFRYQLAEFKAKGMVLMKLPNGYGSVVKLSGKRRKPYQVRKTTGWHYDKEKDRQVQDMITVGYAVTRAEGLQMLAEYNNNPFDTKAAKMTFSDVYEEWSKRKYPTVSESNVKGYTASYKACGTLYNKVFKDIRLVDLQNVIDTCGKNYPTLRKIKVLFNQLYDYALKNDICNKDYSSFVDVAQYKDRNPNKYDRNKFEKDEIERIWEQKDDKYYQIVLMLLYNGVRISELLDLKKEHVHLDEQYFDVISSKTENGIRKVPIADKVLPFYKSWYESCPDCEYLLHTEDGKHFTYRNYYDSYFHPLMEQLKINRTPHCCRHTCVSMLAEAGVDQTIIKKIVGHSGAMTLTEKVYTHFDIKELVDAINKI; this is encoded by the coding sequence TTGGAAAACCATACGCCCAAGTGTAACAAAAACAATCCACGAGGATTAGCAACTACTCTGTTTCGCTATCAGCTTGCTGAATTTAAAGCGAAAGGAATGGTGCTTATGAAGTTACCCAACGGATACGGAAGCGTTGTAAAACTTTCCGGAAAAAGAAGAAAGCCTTATCAGGTCAGAAAGACAACAGGCTGGCACTACGATAAGGAAAAGGACAGACAGGTTCAGGATATGATTACAGTTGGATACGCTGTTACAAGAGCTGAAGGCTTACAGATGCTTGCAGAGTACAACAATAATCCATTCGATACCAAAGCTGCCAAGATGACCTTCTCTGATGTATATGAAGAATGGTCCAAGCGTAAGTATCCTACTGTATCCGAATCCAATGTCAAAGGATATACCGCATCCTATAAAGCCTGCGGTACCCTCTACAACAAAGTTTTTAAGGATATTCGATTAGTGGATTTGCAAAATGTCATTGATACCTGTGGTAAGAATTATCCTACTCTCAGGAAAATCAAAGTGCTTTTCAATCAGCTTTACGATTACGCCTTGAAAAACGATATTTGCAACAAAGATTATTCAAGTTTTGTGGATGTAGCACAGTACAAAGACCGCAACCCGAATAAGTATGACAGAAACAAATTTGAAAAGGATGAAATTGAGAGAATCTGGGAACAGAAAGATGATAAGTATTATCAGATTGTTCTGATGCTTCTCTACAACGGAGTCAGAATTTCAGAATTGCTTGATTTGAAAAAGGAACATGTTCACCTCGATGAACAATACTTTGATGTAATCAGCAGTAAAACAGAAAACGGCATCCGTAAAGTACCCATTGCAGATAAGGTTCTTCCATTCTACAAAAGTTGGTACGAATCCTGTCCTGACTGTGAATATCTGCTTCATACGGAAGACGGAAAGCATTTCACTTACAGAAACTATTATGACAGCTACTTCCATCCATTAATGGAACAGTTAAAGATTAATCGCACACCTCACTGTTGCAGACACACATGTGTATCCATGTTGGCAGAAGCTGGTGTAGATCAGACGATCATTAAGAAGATTGTGGGACACTCCGGAGCTATGACACTTACAGAAAAGGTATATACCCACTTTGATATTAAGGAGTTAGTAGATGCGATTAATAAAATATGA
- a CDS encoding helix-turn-helix domain-containing protein — MNTGKKIKLIRTFRGLTQKELGEACGIHEVAIRKYELGKNIPKPEQLRKIAEALNVNVNSLVEFDIQADGDVLPLLFAIDEAFNVSIKEVDGEPGIFFDNKSLVQFLKDWQAMKELLSSGSQTEDNYEIWKTIRPSVTKTIHED, encoded by the coding sequence ATGAATACAGGTAAAAAGATTAAGCTAATCCGTACATTTCGAGGATTAACGCAAAAAGAACTTGGAGAAGCATGTGGCATCCACGAAGTTGCCATCCGCAAGTATGAATTAGGCAAGAATATTCCAAAACCTGAACAACTTAGGAAAATTGCCGAAGCACTTAATGTCAATGTAAACTCATTAGTTGAGTTCGACATTCAGGCTGATGGTGATGTACTCCCTCTCCTCTTTGCCATTGATGAAGCATTCAATGTATCAATTAAAGAGGTAGATGGCGAACCGGGAATATTTTTTGACAACAAGAGTCTTGTACAATTTTTAAAAGACTGGCAGGCAATGAAGGAATTACTTTCATCCGGCAGTCAGACGGAAGATAATTATGAGATTTGGAAAACCATACGCCCAAGTGTAACAAAAACAATCCACGAGGATTAG
- a CDS encoding acyltransferase, whose translation MIQEIYIDGKGNKILGNNPILERSSVNFFGNNNILFCDDHVRLNGTTINFNGNNSLIFLGSCNKYNIDIDIFNNSVIHIGKSSYFNKNLKVIISECKHCFIGDHCIFSADVIIRNSDAHLIYTCDTKMRINMTESIYIGDHVWIGQYVNILKGTQIDSGSVIGASSVVAGKKIPHNTIWAGSPARQIKEDIFWDKSCVHGFTEEMTEASMNYTDFLSKKIEGCQVDYWTYQYKEDETIEWSTLEAVFSKGNCLDKCDFLIMMNSNRAKNRFVH comes from the coding sequence ATGATACAAGAAATATATATTGATGGAAAAGGAAATAAAATTTTAGGTAATAATCCTATACTAGAAAGATCATCTGTGAACTTCTTTGGAAATAACAATATTCTATTTTGTGATGATCATGTAAGACTAAACGGAACTACAATAAATTTTAATGGTAATAACTCTCTGATATTTTTGGGGAGCTGCAATAAATATAATATAGATATTGATATATTTAATAATTCGGTCATCCATATAGGAAAATCAAGTTATTTTAATAAAAACCTTAAGGTTATTATATCAGAATGTAAGCATTGCTTTATCGGTGATCATTGTATATTTTCAGCAGATGTAATAATTAGAAATTCGGATGCACATTTAATATATACCTGTGATACAAAAATGAGAATTAACATGACAGAAAGTATCTATATAGGTGACCATGTATGGATAGGACAGTACGTTAATATTCTAAAAGGTACTCAGATTGATTCTGGTAGTGTTATAGGTGCAAGTAGTGTTGTTGCTGGAAAAAAGATACCACATAATACGATATGGGCAGGCAGTCCTGCTAGACAGATTAAGGAAGATATCTTTTGGGATAAGTCGTGTGTACATGGGTTTACCGAGGAAATGACAGAAGCGAGTATGAATTATACTGATTTTCTCTCAAAAAAGATAGAGGGTTGTCAAGTAGATTATTGGACATATCAATATAAGGAAGATGAGACTATTGAATGGTCAACATTAGAGGCTGTTTTTTCAAAAGGTAACTGCTTAGATAAATGTGATTTCTTGATTATGATGAACAGTAACAGAGCAAAAAATAGGTTTGTACATTAA
- a CDS encoding type II restriction endonuclease yields MRNFDEWLSKFRASISSYDYYIDFDKVVKNVDEIKVGLNILNSLIGSKNIEEDFERIVVKYPETLQCVPLLLAVRGYEIYAQDEAGAFLYNFKKMNYGIEQYKVFMRKTGLFDMIANHLVNNLVDYALGVETGLDSNGRKNRGGHQMEDLVEKYIMAAGFKKNVNYFKEMYLKDIEAKWNIDLSALSNQGKAAKRFDFVIKTDKMIYAIETNFYGGGGSKLNETARSYKMLSQEADTIDGFTFVWFTDGIGWKSARGNLRETFEVMDAIYSIDDMENGIIQKFTKY; encoded by the coding sequence ATGAGAAATTTTGATGAGTGGTTGAGTAAGTTTCGAGCTAGTATCTCAAGCTATGACTATTACATAGATTTTGATAAGGTTGTGAAAAATGTAGATGAAATTAAAGTAGGACTGAATATTTTGAATTCCTTGATAGGTTCAAAAAATATAGAAGAAGATTTTGAAAGAATTGTTGTAAAATATCCAGAAACATTACAGTGTGTACCTCTTCTTTTAGCTGTTAGAGGGTATGAAATATATGCTCAAGATGAAGCAGGAGCATTCTTATATAATTTTAAAAAAATGAATTATGGTATTGAGCAGTATAAAGTGTTCATGAGAAAAACGGGATTATTTGATATGATCGCAAATCATTTGGTTAATAATCTGGTGGATTATGCGTTAGGCGTAGAAACTGGATTGGATTCAAATGGTCGTAAAAATCGTGGTGGACACCAGATGGAAGACTTGGTAGAAAAATATATTATGGCAGCAGGATTTAAGAAGAATGTGAATTATTTCAAAGAAATGTATTTGAAAGATATAGAAGCTAAATGGAATATTGATTTATCGGCACTTTCTAATCAAGGAAAGGCAGCAAAGAGATTTGACTTTGTTATTAAGACAGATAAAATGATTTATGCTATTGAGACTAATTTCTATGGTGGTGGTGGCTCTAAACTTAATGAGACTGCAAGAAGTTATAAGATGCTTTCGCAGGAGGCAGATACTATAGACGGATTCACCTTTGTGTGGTTTACAGATGGAATTGGATGGAAGAGTGCTAGAGGTAATTTGAGAGAGACATTTGAAGTTATGGATGCAATTTATAGCATTGATGATATGGAAAATGGGATTATACAAAAATTTACAAAATATTAA
- a CDS encoding helix-turn-helix domain-containing protein — protein sequence MYFNNDADLYRVIGANIKHYREQAKLTQVQLAEQAKISISYLSKIEAAGCDKSLSISVLNQIANVLGVEIMEFFKEV from the coding sequence ATGTATTTCAACAATGATGCAGACCTATATCGTGTTATAGGTGCAAATATAAAACATTACAGAGAACAAGCAAAATTAACACAGGTACAACTTGCAGAGCAGGCTAAAATCAGCATTAGCTATCTATCTAAAATTGAAGCTGCCGGATGTGATAAGAGCCTTTCTATATCTGTACTCAATCAGATTGCAAATGTACTTGGTGTTGAAATAATGGAATTTTTTAAGGAGGTATAA
- a CDS encoding DNA adenine methylase yields MSNSCIAPFVKWAGGKRQLLPQIKERMPEQYNNYFEPFVGGGAVTFELLPANALINDINKALINTYKQIQNVPEAFLKAVNKLDEEMGEDGKEYYYSLREHYNDKLMKAEYDVELAALFVFINKHCFNGLYRVNGKGLFNVPYNNSRRASVDEKAIRETSEYLQKVTIIDGDFEAACMDAQKGDFVFIDSPYAPLNPTSFESYTKEGFDIESHKRLARLFDELTARGCYCMLTNHNTDLINELYGGKGYKIDVVSVKRMINSDASNRVGEEVIICNY; encoded by the coding sequence ATGAGTAATTCGTGTATCGCTCCATTTGTGAAATGGGCTGGTGGAAAGCGTCAGCTTTTACCACAGATAAAAGAGCGTATGCCAGAACAATATAATAATTATTTCGAGCCATTTGTAGGTGGTGGTGCGGTAACATTTGAATTGCTACCTGCAAATGCTCTGATAAATGACATTAACAAGGCATTGATTAACACATATAAGCAGATTCAAAATGTTCCGGAAGCATTTCTAAAAGCGGTAAACAAGCTGGATGAGGAAATGGGGGAGGATGGTAAGGAATACTATTATTCCCTTAGAGAGCATTACAATGATAAGCTTATGAAAGCAGAATATGATGTAGAACTGGCAGCATTGTTTGTGTTTATCAATAAGCATTGCTTTAATGGTTTGTATCGGGTTAATGGCAAAGGACTTTTCAATGTACCATATAACAATAGTCGTAGGGCATCGGTGGATGAAAAGGCTATCAGAGAAACTTCGGAGTATCTTCAGAAGGTAACTATAATTGATGGTGATTTTGAGGCTGCTTGCATGGATGCTCAAAAAGGTGATTTTGTATTTATTGATAGTCCATATGCACCATTAAATCCAACTTCTTTTGAGTCTTACACAAAAGAGGGATTTGATATTGAAAGCCACAAGAGATTGGCGAGGTTGTTTGATGAATTAACTGCCAGAGGGTGTTACTGTATGCTTACGAATCATAATACAGACTTGATAAATGAGTTGTATGGTGGCAAAGGTTATAAAATAGATGTTGTAAGTGTTAAACGTATGATCAATTCGGATGCATCCAACAGGGTTGGAGAAGAAGTGATTATATGCAATTATTAG
- a CDS encoding plasmid recombination protein, whose product MGNVSYSAHISNGKSAITSKSKLLGVAKHNLRKYKSPEYSSDNILLLRGTEDLYQDVKNVYHQEFDEAVQQYNQKQKRADRRIDDYFEHVANLDQDMAVEIIFQCGDKKFWEEHTDKKEKMYNVYAYLLSTMERLLPNFKVANAVIHFDEASPHMHVVGVPVWEGAKKGLAKKVSKRNVFTPESLSVILQDKLREEAGSCFKFNVKEELAEKKKGRNHDLSVMEYKVAKETEHLEELQRDVVDTDNELFASKLAYRQVQRENEDELREIKQEISEKQSENLKLDYAISYKRDKLEEYEDEISRWEQFKNTLKTLKEYISAYLPLSPLIEEFANCVEHKKDIEAGNSFRGLLNALGQFLRAFKELIVDGMCWFPRLMRWKTSKGEVAPVFSDYRNEGYDYRLKAYMNVVTKEKYSIDSIQEEIKLENRIGTLEQLEQGIVAAEEMVREMEKTRIRER is encoded by the coding sequence ATGGGTAATGTTTCTTACTCAGCACACATTAGCAATGGAAAGAGTGCCATAACAAGTAAGAGTAAATTGCTTGGAGTGGCAAAACACAATTTGCGAAAGTATAAATCGCCGGAATACAGTTCCGATAATATTTTACTTTTGAGAGGAACGGAAGATTTGTATCAGGATGTGAAGAATGTCTATCATCAGGAATTTGATGAAGCGGTACAACAATATAATCAAAAGCAAAAGCGGGCTGACAGACGGATAGATGATTACTTTGAGCATGTAGCCAATCTGGATCAGGATATGGCAGTCGAGATTATTTTTCAATGCGGAGATAAGAAATTCTGGGAAGAACATACGGATAAAAAGGAAAAGATGTACAATGTGTATGCGTATCTGTTATCCACAATGGAAAGACTTCTTCCGAATTTTAAGGTGGCAAATGCAGTGATACACTTTGACGAGGCAAGCCCTCATATGCATGTGGTAGGAGTTCCGGTATGGGAAGGTGCTAAAAAAGGACTGGCAAAGAAGGTATCCAAGCGTAATGTATTCACGCCGGAAAGTTTATCTGTAATATTACAGGATAAATTAAGGGAAGAAGCAGGTTCGTGTTTCAAGTTCAATGTGAAGGAAGAACTTGCTGAGAAAAAGAAGGGACGAAATCATGATTTGTCTGTTATGGAATATAAGGTTGCCAAAGAAACAGAGCATTTGGAAGAATTGCAAAGGGATGTTGTGGATACAGATAATGAATTATTTGCATCAAAACTTGCTTACCGTCAGGTGCAGCGTGAGAATGAAGACGAGCTTAGAGAAATCAAACAAGAGATTTCTGAAAAGCAAAGTGAAAATCTGAAACTGGATTATGCGATTTCTTATAAGAGGGATAAGTTGGAAGAATACGAGGATGAGATATCTAGGTGGGAACAGTTTAAGAATACACTGAAAACGCTGAAAGAGTATATTTCGGCATATCTTCCCTTATCACCGCTAATTGAAGAATTTGCAAATTGTGTAGAGCATAAGAAGGATATTGAAGCCGGAAACAGTTTCAGAGGTCTGCTAAATGCGTTGGGACAGTTCCTAAGAGCATTTAAGGAATTGATTGTTGATGGCATGTGTTGGTTTCCAAGACTTATGCGATGGAAAACGAGTAAAGGAGAAGTTGCACCGGTATTCTCGGATTACAGGAATGAAGGTTATGACTATCGACTGAAAGCTTATATGAATGTTGTAACAAAAGAAAAGTACAGCATAGACAGCATTCAAGAGGAAATTAAGCTGGAGAACCGAATTGGTACGCTGGAACAGTTGGAACAAGGGATTGTGGCAGCAGAGGAGATGGTACGAGAGATGGAGAAAACGAGGATACGGGAGAGGTAA
- a CDS encoding TRM11 family SAM-dependent methyltransferase, with the protein MSLQPNNFQLEPTTVWSFPDRGSWATHSGKYRGNWSPYVPRNLILRYSNPGDWVLDQFMGSGTTLVEAKLLNRNAVGVDINPQSVSISETNLQFQCETNTKIFTRNGNATDLHFIKDSRIDFICTHPPYANIIKYSKGIEGDISLLGVDEFLSEMKNVAEESFRVLKKGKMCAVMIGDVRRYGKVIPLGFRMMECFLQAGFTNKEIIIKEQHNCRSTDYWEKQNNNFLLLAHEYIFVFQK; encoded by the coding sequence ATAAGTTTACAACCAAATAATTTTCAGCTTGAACCAACAACGGTCTGGTCATTTCCAGACAGAGGAAGTTGGGCAACGCATTCAGGGAAGTATCGAGGTAATTGGTCACCGTATGTGCCGAGAAATCTGATACTTCGTTATTCAAATCCGGGAGACTGGGTCTTAGATCAATTTATGGGTAGTGGAACAACCTTAGTAGAGGCGAAGCTACTCAATCGCAATGCGGTAGGTGTTGACATCAATCCGCAGTCCGTTTCAATCTCTGAAACAAATTTACAATTCCAATGTGAAACAAATACAAAGATATTTACGCGAAATGGAAATGCTACTGATCTGCATTTTATCAAAGATAGTCGTATTGACTTTATCTGTACGCATCCACCATACGCAAATATCATCAAGTATAGTAAAGGTATCGAAGGAGACATTTCGTTACTTGGTGTGGATGAATTTTTGTCAGAAATGAAGAATGTAGCAGAAGAATCTTTTCGTGTACTAAAGAAAGGCAAAATGTGTGCTGTAATGATTGGGGATGTAAGAAGGTATGGGAAAGTAATACCATTGGGCTTTCGTATGATGGAGTGCTTTCTTCAGGCAGGATTTACAAATAAAGAGATTATCATTAAGGAGCAGCATAATTGTCGTTCTACGGACTATTGGGAGAAACAGAACAATAATTTTCTATTGTTGGCACATGAGTATATATTTGTGTTTCAAAAGTAA
- a CDS encoding restriction endonuclease: MRKNIEISDKKINDFLEQFYGYFESGYAFEEFLKVYLEKIGLDEVVVTQRSADGGIDLEAIRYGVGGFAGADAVDYYVQAKRNKPGTTIPIEKVRALRGVMPSGSKGIFITTANYSKRTEEFDDVDPSRPIILIDGKALVESCIDNEIGFVFTPVFSKDAMDALKDESDDIVQEDGSICEENKDVKLVVDKQISANDIRARILRLPKAINNLLPDDAHKAKVIFNGLPVKELTIAKSRGYLAGVTDLYKESGLIAEDGSYNPCKAIWKYSEDKIEIIIKEH; encoded by the coding sequence ATGCGAAAGAACATTGAAATATCTGATAAAAAAATAAATGATTTCTTAGAACAGTTTTATGGGTATTTTGAAAGTGGTTATGCTTTTGAAGAATTCTTGAAGGTGTATCTAGAAAAAATTGGTCTTGATGAAGTTGTAGTAACACAACGTTCTGCTGATGGAGGAATTGATTTAGAGGCTATACGATATGGAGTTGGAGGTTTTGCAGGAGCAGATGCTGTGGATTATTATGTTCAAGCGAAAAGAAATAAGCCAGGAACTACTATTCCGATTGAAAAGGTAAGAGCCCTCAGAGGAGTGATGCCCTCTGGTAGTAAAGGTATATTTATTACTACAGCAAATTATTCTAAGAGAACAGAAGAATTTGATGATGTCGACCCATCACGCCCGATTATTCTTATAGATGGAAAGGCACTAGTTGAGAGTTGTATAGATAATGAAATTGGATTTGTTTTTACACCTGTTTTTAGTAAGGATGCTATGGATGCACTAAAGGATGAATCTGATGATATAGTGCAAGAAGACGGTTCAATATGTGAAGAGAATAAAGATGTAAAACTAGTGGTTGATAAGCAGATATCGGCAAACGACATAAGAGCAAGGATATTAAGATTGCCAAAAGCAATTAATAACTTGTTACCGGACGATGCACATAAAGCTAAGGTGATTTTTAATGGATTACCAGTCAAAGAATTGACTATTGCAAAGAGTAGAGGATACCTTGCAGGAGTCACTGATTTATATAAAGAATCGGGACTCATAGCTGAAGATGGGTCATATAATCCGTGCAAGGCAATATGGAAATATTCAGAGGATAAAATTGAGATTATTATAAAGGAGCATTAA